In Methanonatronarchaeum sp. AMET-Sl, one genomic interval encodes:
- a CDS encoding fibrillarin-like rRNA/tRNA 2'-O-methyltransferase yields MNQNYREINNTPTTKNQYPGQKIYGEELIQDNGEWRVWKPERSKLAAMTKKNKKIKIKPTDKTLYLGAASGTTASHLSDLQPKGTIYCVEYSPRTLQDLIKRCQHRKNMIPIHGDANQPQNYQKTIGPVDNLYQDITQKNQAEIANKNIKKFLKPDGNIILIIKARSINVTGNAQQIIKNEIKKLKNIKIKQKTNLEPIHTDHMAIHAKHKPK; encoded by the coding sequence ATGAACCAAAATTACCGAGAAATAAACAACACACCAACCACCAAAAACCAATACCCAGGCCAAAAAATATACGGAGAAGAACTCATCCAAGACAACGGCGAATGGAGAGTCTGGAAACCAGAAAGAAGCAAACTAGCAGCAATGACCAAAAAAAATAAAAAAATAAAAATAAAGCCCACAGACAAAACACTCTACCTCGGAGCAGCCAGCGGAACAACAGCCAGCCACCTATCAGACCTACAACCAAAAGGAACAATATACTGCGTAGAATACTCACCAAGAACACTACAAGACCTAATCAAACGATGCCAACACAGAAAAAACATGATACCAATACACGGCGACGCAAACCAACCACAAAACTACCAAAAAACAATAGGCCCAGTCGACAACCTATACCAAGACATAACACAAAAAAACCAAGCAGAAATCGCAAACAAAAACATAAAAAAATTCCTAAAACCCGATGGAAACATAATACTCATAATAAAAGCAAGAAGCATCAACGTAACAGGAAACGCACAACAAATAATAAAAAACGAAATAAAAAAACTCAAAAACATAAAAATCAAACAAAAAACCAACTTAGAACCAATACACACCGACCACATGGCAATACACGCCAAACACAAACCAAAATAA
- a CDS encoding dihydroorotate dehydrogenase codes for MSLSVKVGEVGFNNPCLLAAGVLGTTASSLNRVVRSGAGGVVTKSISLESRSGNKGPVISKTSCGWINSMGLPNPGVDDFKDELTQFEGDVPLVCSVFGETPSDFKEISKEITDYVDVIEMNLSCPNVEGGIISNNPEQVYRYTNEVVSSVDTPVWVKLSPNVSNIGEIALEAEEGGADAVVAINTLKGMVIDIDTQIPVLGNRVGGVSGNAIHPIAVRMVYEITKKIDIPVIGVGGINNPKTAIEMILSGAQAIQIGSAVTNNINIFKEINQGIKKYMQKKDYQKINQFRANAHKKTTNK; via the coding sequence ATGTCGTTGTCAGTTAAAGTTGGTGAGGTAGGTTTCAATAACCCATGTTTATTGGCTGCAGGTGTTTTAGGCACAACTGCAAGTTCATTGAACCGGGTTGTTAGGTCTGGTGCCGGAGGAGTTGTAACTAAATCAATTAGTCTTGAAAGCAGGTCTGGAAACAAGGGCCCAGTTATCTCCAAAACAAGCTGTGGATGGATAAACTCAATGGGATTACCCAACCCCGGTGTAGATGACTTTAAAGATGAACTAACCCAGTTCGAGGGCGATGTCCCCTTGGTCTGCAGTGTTTTCGGAGAAACTCCAAGTGATTTTAAAGAGATATCTAAAGAGATAACCGATTATGTTGATGTCATCGAGATGAACCTTAGTTGCCCTAATGTTGAGGGCGGCATAATAAGCAACAACCCAGAACAAGTATATAGATATACAAATGAGGTTGTTTCCAGTGTTGACACCCCAGTCTGGGTCAAACTATCACCAAACGTAAGCAATATCGGTGAAATAGCTCTGGAGGCTGAAGAAGGTGGTGCCGACGCAGTCGTAGCAATCAACACCTTAAAAGGCATGGTTATCGATATAGATACCCAAATACCCGTATTAGGCAACCGTGTTGGCGGTGTATCAGGAAACGCAATCCACCCAATCGCCGTAAGAATGGTCTACGAAATAACCAAAAAAATCGATATACCAGTCATCGGAGTCGGAGGAATAAACAACCCAAAAACAGCAATAGAAATGATCCTATCAGGAGCACAAGCCATACAAATAGGAAGCGCAGTAACAAACAACATAAACATATTCAAAGAAATCAACCAAGGAATAAAAAAATACATGCAAAAAAAAGACTACCAAAAAATAAACCAATTCAGAGCAAACGCACACAAAAAAACAACCAACAAATAA
- a CDS encoding DUF2117 domain-containing protein, translating to MIGNSSDGLDVCVYFHMPDVFDVGLGEEIVGQLEEYGDVDVVVSGTLTRTAVIDCGIDALCVDGKWSGWAVENRDRYDVLFSVTHACSPDKSLAECWYIRKKAGDIPLISIETNSGVMACWSDKVRKFGLTLADDLGFDLVDTPDYGRVLWQEDGKTFKRVLAVEEGEFVLINGIIVGKAVSSDVVAVEEDGEIIELRNVRVKEHGLEKLGSISISDAKIVSTDTFKRNIERRGSIDIDKKNLIGFLDHSAHKVHEIASKGVCGCITVGDDTTAIAGDILTRYDIPIIGLTDGDIDKILNEPRHHPESQILEVKKDDKLGKTIKQELFKNQNTTQMTWKQAKQKTTKLAKKHGMLKQTQPKQKTT from the coding sequence ATGATTGGTAATTCTAGTGATGGTTTGGATGTTTGTGTTTATTTTCATATGCCTGATGTTTTTGATGTTGGTTTGGGTGAGGAGATTGTTGGTCAGTTGGAGGAGTATGGTGATGTTGATGTTGTTGTGTCGGGGACGCTTACTAGGACAGCTGTGATTGATTGTGGTATTGATGCGTTGTGTGTTGATGGTAAGTGGAGTGGTTGGGCTGTTGAGAACCGTGATAGGTATGATGTTTTGTTTAGTGTGACCCATGCCTGTAGTCCGGATAAGTCTCTGGCTGAGTGTTGGTATATCAGGAAGAAGGCTGGTGATATTCCTTTGATAAGTATTGAGACGAATAGTGGTGTGATGGCTTGTTGGAGTGATAAGGTTCGTAAGTTTGGTTTAACTTTGGCCGATGACCTTGGTTTTGATTTGGTTGACACACCGGATTATGGCCGTGTTTTATGGCAAGAGGATGGAAAAACTTTTAAGCGTGTCTTGGCTGTTGAAGAAGGGGAGTTTGTGTTGATCAATGGGATTATCGTTGGTAAAGCTGTCTCCAGTGATGTAGTTGCTGTTGAAGAAGATGGTGAAATCATTGAGTTAAGAAATGTCCGAGTTAAGGAGCATGGTTTAGAAAAACTTGGATCTATCTCCATTAGTGATGCCAAAATAGTCTCCACAGACACATTTAAAAGAAACATTGAGCGCCGAGGCTCTATAGATATCGATAAGAAAAATTTAATCGGTTTTTTGGATCATTCTGCCCATAAAGTACATGAAATAGCATCAAAAGGAGTATGTGGCTGTATAACAGTTGGAGATGACACTACAGCCATCGCTGGCGACATATTAACTAGATACGACATACCCATAATCGGATTAACAGATGGAGACATAGATAAAATATTAAATGAACCAAGACACCACCCAGAATCACAGATCCTAGAAGTAAAAAAAGACGACAAACTCGGAAAAACAATAAAACAAGAACTCTTCAAAAACCAAAACACCACCCAAATGACCTGGAAACAAGCCAAACAAAAAACAACCAAACTAGCAAAAAAACATGGAATGCTAAAACAAACACAACCAAAACAAAAAACAACCTAA
- a CDS encoding amidohydrolase family protein yields the protein MIDGFGKIDAHSHLGYYGGFFDVEIGVGELVGLMDEFGFDRSVVCSLDNEEVLKAVRRYPSRLVGKVWLDPKEQGVVDKAWRYVDEFGFRAIKIHPLLHSFPANSDLVDPVARVACQLDVPLFVHSGHPPFSLPNQIAGLAKKHRDTNVVLVHMGHGHGVYIENAIQAASEHPNLFLETSGMPMHTKIKEAFERVDSHKILFGTDIPFHHPSVELEKVKVADLTSQQKKKLLQKNAKKLLTL from the coding sequence TTGATAGATGGTTTTGGTAAGATTGATGCACATTCGCACCTCGGTTATTATGGTGGGTTTTTTGATGTAGAGATTGGTGTGGGTGAGTTGGTTGGTTTGATGGATGAGTTTGGTTTTGATAGGTCTGTTGTTTGTTCGCTTGATAATGAAGAGGTTTTGAAGGCTGTTAGGCGTTATCCAAGTCGTTTGGTTGGTAAGGTATGGCTTGATCCTAAAGAACAAGGTGTTGTGGATAAGGCATGGAGGTATGTTGATGAGTTTGGTTTTAGAGCTATCAAGATTCATCCATTGTTGCATTCGTTTCCTGCTAACTCTGATTTAGTGGATCCGGTGGCAAGGGTGGCTTGTCAACTTGATGTGCCTTTGTTTGTTCATTCTGGACATCCGCCGTTTTCTTTACCTAACCAGATTGCTGGGTTGGCTAAGAAACATAGAGATACTAATGTTGTTTTGGTTCATATGGGACATGGTCATGGTGTGTATATTGAAAACGCTATTCAAGCGGCTAGTGAACATCCAAATCTTTTTTTAGAGACCTCTGGAATGCCGATGCATACAAAAATTAAAGAAGCATTTGAAAGAGTTGATTCTCATAAAATTCTTTTCGGAACCGACATACCGTTCCATCACCCATCTGTTGAGTTGGAGAAAGTGAAAGTAGCAGACCTAACAAGCCAACAAAAAAAGAAATTGCTACAAAAAAACGCTAAAAAACTATTAACTCTTTAA
- the cfbA gene encoding sirohydrochlorin nickelochelatase, with the protein MDSNIGVLVIGHGSRLEHNKQLIMDFAERLEEHFDVVGYSFLGMNEPKVPDALDELLDRGLDKIVAFPMFLAHGVHTTEDIPEVLGVEDGGRKVVERDGQETEIIYSSPLGMSDEIVEIGVKRISEALDK; encoded by the coding sequence ATGGATAGTAATATTGGAGTTTTGGTTATTGGACATGGAAGTCGGCTTGAGCATAATAAACAGTTGATTATGGATTTTGCTGAAAGGCTTGAGGAACATTTTGATGTGGTTGGGTATTCTTTTTTGGGTATGAATGAGCCTAAGGTGCCTGATGCGCTTGATGAGTTGTTGGATAGGGGTCTTGATAAGATTGTTGCTTTCCCTATGTTTTTGGCTCATGGTGTGCATACCACTGAGGATATTCCTGAGGTGTTGGGTGTTGAGGATGGTGGGCGTAAGGTTGTTGAGCGTGATGGTCAGGAGACTGAGATTATTTATTCCAGTCCTTTAGGTATGTCTGATGAGATTGTTGAGATCGGTGTTAAGAGGATAAGTGAAGCATTGGATAAATAA
- the cfbD gene encoding Ni-sirohydrochlorin a,c-diamide reductive cyclase catalytic subunit translates to MKSSVFESKEILHPRPSSIVAAMYTMRDLGVDLIVMHGPPGCSFKHGRLLEEDGVVVLTSAMGEDNFVFGGEEVLVRALERGIERFSPELVGVVGTCASMIIGEELGSAVGRVDSDVPIVSVDVHSGYRDNTVGVTMTLDRACEVGLVSEEEVSRQKEMLEKASLVEKRLGSANDEYIPPMEGDLKVRVAKEIKSLIESGGKGVVVLNAKKETSYIFSDIMHAINQASELNQEFELVNVANLVSERGLPRVRENAETVDRQLKERGVDIDFYSGSLDEYPVAGDRAREWIMENHPDYDFLVLLGVPHAIEITEGKIISVTNGPRGVVPMKKELNHDWVVVEKDLHTRCMGVRDIKKSITGETLRELI, encoded by the coding sequence ATGAAATCTAGTGTTTTTGAAAGTAAGGAGATTTTGCATCCGCGTCCTAGTAGTATTGTTGCGGCGATGTATACGATGCGTGATTTGGGTGTTGATTTGATTGTTATGCATGGGCCTCCGGGCTGTAGTTTTAAGCATGGTAGGTTGTTGGAGGAGGATGGTGTTGTTGTTTTGACTTCGGCTATGGGTGAGGATAATTTTGTTTTTGGTGGTGAGGAAGTGTTGGTTAGGGCTTTGGAGCGTGGTATTGAGAGGTTTAGTCCTGAGTTGGTTGGTGTTGTTGGTACTTGTGCGTCGATGATTATTGGTGAGGAGTTGGGTTCTGCTGTTGGTCGTGTTGATTCTGATGTGCCTATTGTTTCGGTTGATGTGCATAGTGGGTATAGGGATAATACGGTTGGTGTTACGATGACTTTGGATAGGGCTTGTGAGGTTGGTTTGGTTAGTGAGGAGGAGGTTAGTCGTCAGAAGGAGATGTTGGAGAAGGCTTCTTTGGTTGAGAAACGGTTGGGGTCGGCTAATGATGAGTATATTCCTCCTATGGAGGGTGATCTTAAGGTGCGTGTGGCTAAGGAGATTAAGTCGTTGATTGAGAGTGGTGGTAAGGGTGTTGTTGTCTTGAATGCGAAGAAAGAAACCTCTTATATTTTTAGTGACATAATGCATGCTATAAACCAAGCAAGTGAACTTAATCAGGAGTTTGAGTTGGTTAATGTTGCTAACTTGGTTAGTGAGAGAGGTCTGCCTAGGGTGCGTGAGAATGCTGAAACGGTTGACCGTCAATTAAAGGAGCGGGGTGTGGATATTGATTTTTATTCTGGCAGTCTTGATGAATATCCAGTTGCTGGTGACCGTGCTCGTGAATGGATAATGGAAAACCACCCGGACTATGATTTTCTTGTTTTGTTAGGTGTCCCACACGCCATCGAGATCACTGAGGGCAAGATAATAAGTGTCACAAATGGACCTAGAGGGGTTGTCCCGATGAAAAAAGAGCTAAACCACGATTGGGTAGTAGTTGAGAAAGACCTGCATACTAGATGTATGGGGGTTAGAGATATCAAGAAATCTATAACCGGTGAGACATTAAGGGAGTTGATCTAA
- a CDS encoding P-loop NTPase — translation MYGKGGIGKSTIASNVAAATAEEGYRVTIIGCDPKGDSTTSLMGGERIPSILSYLKEGNEIKEEDVVHKGYNDVNCVEVGGPEPGIGCAGRGIIVALDQLKEESDVVDNSDLVIYDVPGDIVCGGLAMPVRKNYVDMAYIVTSGEYLPMYAANNICRGLTVLDGELGGVICNSRLNNEKQEEKIVKEFANQLDTKFIAYVPRRNKVQEYERQGKTIVEANPKHEVTKVYKQISNQIMNLKQTTKPNPLQENKLRELTRTI, via the coding sequence TTGTATGGAAAAGGCGGTATAGGCAAATCAACAATAGCTTCAAATGTTGCAGCAGCAACAGCAGAAGAAGGCTATAGAGTTACAATAATAGGTTGTGACCCAAAAGGCGATTCAACAACAAGCTTGATGGGTGGAGAGAGAATACCATCGATATTAAGCTACCTAAAAGAAGGCAACGAAATAAAAGAAGAAGACGTAGTTCACAAAGGATACAACGACGTAAACTGTGTAGAGGTCGGAGGACCAGAACCAGGTATCGGGTGCGCAGGCCGGGGAATAATAGTAGCCCTAGACCAACTAAAAGAAGAATCAGACGTAGTCGATAACTCAGACCTAGTTATATATGACGTGCCCGGAGACATCGTCTGCGGAGGCCTCGCAATGCCGGTCAGAAAAAATTATGTAGACATGGCATACATCGTTACCTCCGGCGAATACCTACCGATGTACGCAGCAAACAACATATGCAGAGGCCTAACAGTATTAGATGGAGAACTCGGAGGAGTAATATGCAACTCCCGACTAAACAACGAAAAACAAGAAGAAAAAATAGTTAAAGAGTTCGCAAACCAACTGGACACAAAATTCATCGCCTACGTACCCCGACGAAACAAAGTCCAAGAATACGAAAGACAAGGAAAAACAATCGTAGAAGCCAACCCAAAACACGAAGTCACAAAGGTCTATAAACAAATATCCAACCAAATAATGAACCTAAAACAAACAACAAAACCAAACCCCCTACAAGAAAACAAACTAAGAGAACTAACGAGGACAATTTAA
- the cfbB gene encoding Ni-sirohydrochlorin a,c-diamide synthase has protein sequence MQTPCILLSADRSSAGKTTIATGIMAALTQKGLKVQGFKAGLDYIDTTYHEYATGRPSRNLDGYVMTKKNIQNIYQNATQDADIAVIEGVRGLYEGIDIETDTGSTYQISKTLNTPIILIMDVTSITKSAAAILNGIKTFKNANIQGVILNKVGSQKHRKKLKKAINKHTDIQIVGIIPRNKKMEIPYRHLGLIPATEMQNKTIKKHNKQLQQTIQQTINLQKIQKIAKPPTTKTTKPTTITEPTKPTIPKTGIKVGVALDKAFTFYYHENLEILKQYGAEIKYFSPIKDELPNVDGLYIGGGYPEIYAEQLEQNQKIRQQIKTKSQQGMPIYGECGGLLYLLNKIEYQNQEYKMTGALKGKGIVGENRVVGYTKIKTTKNNPLHQNQKTIKAHEFHHSEIKQLKNPKYSYKLHRGTGIQNQKDGLTKNNTIGTYQHIHLTPYPEIAKNFLKKCKKHKNKH, from the coding sequence ATGCAAACACCCTGCATCCTACTATCCGCCGACCGAAGCAGCGCCGGAAAAACAACAATAGCAACCGGCATAATGGCAGCATTAACCCAAAAAGGACTAAAAGTGCAGGGATTCAAAGCAGGCCTAGACTACATAGACACAACCTACCACGAATACGCAACAGGCCGGCCATCAAGAAACCTAGACGGCTACGTAATGACCAAAAAAAACATACAAAACATCTACCAAAACGCCACCCAAGACGCAGACATCGCAGTAATCGAAGGAGTAAGAGGCCTATACGAAGGCATCGACATCGAAACAGACACAGGCAGCACCTACCAAATATCAAAAACCCTCAACACACCAATCATCCTAATAATGGACGTCACATCAATCACCAAAAGCGCCGCAGCAATACTCAACGGAATAAAAACATTCAAAAACGCCAACATACAAGGAGTAATCCTAAACAAAGTCGGAAGCCAAAAACACAGAAAAAAACTAAAAAAAGCAATCAACAAACACACAGACATCCAAATAGTAGGAATAATACCACGAAACAAAAAAATGGAAATACCATACCGCCACCTAGGCCTAATACCAGCAACCGAAATGCAAAACAAAACAATAAAAAAACACAACAAACAACTCCAACAAACAATACAACAAACAATCAACCTACAAAAAATACAAAAAATAGCCAAACCACCAACAACAAAAACCACAAAACCAACCACAATAACAGAACCCACAAAACCAACCATACCAAAAACCGGAATCAAGGTTGGCGTAGCCCTAGATAAAGCATTCACATTCTACTACCACGAAAACCTAGAAATACTAAAACAATATGGAGCAGAAATCAAATACTTCAGCCCAATAAAAGACGAACTACCCAACGTAGACGGCCTATATATAGGTGGAGGATACCCCGAAATATACGCCGAACAACTCGAACAAAACCAAAAAATAAGACAACAAATAAAAACCAAATCCCAACAAGGAATGCCAATATACGGAGAATGCGGCGGCCTACTATACCTCCTAAACAAAATAGAATACCAAAACCAAGAATACAAAATGACCGGAGCACTCAAAGGAAAAGGCATAGTAGGAGAAAACAGAGTAGTAGGATACACAAAAATAAAAACAACAAAAAACAACCCACTACACCAAAACCAAAAAACAATAAAAGCCCACGAATTCCACCACTCCGAAATAAAACAACTAAAAAACCCAAAATACAGCTACAAACTCCACAGAGGAACCGGAATCCAAAACCAAAAAGACGGCCTAACAAAAAACAACACAATAGGAACATACCAACACATACACCTAACACCATACCCAGAAATAGCAAAAAACTTCCTCAAAAAATGCAAAAAACACAAAAACAAACACTAA
- the mtaA gene encoding methylcobamide:CoM methyltransferase MtaA gives MNIKENLMDALTGGDVEITPVASVTQTGTEDLMERSGAAWPEAHSDPQKMFDLAMAAHEIGGLEAVRLQYCLTVQAEALGAEVDMGSHGQQPSIEGHPYEENPETFELPDDYLEKGRIPKIIEAVEIANEEVGDDVAIIVGFAGPTTLAAHLTSTETFMKWFLTNPEKVDHVLDPATQATIEYANALIDAGADILSVCDPVASPELLSPNMFKDKLGATLEEFANQTSSVNVLHICGDSTAIIDQMAATGFDAISIEEKVNVQEAKDMANGTAIVGTVSTANTMLRGKPDEVKAEAKENLDAGIDVLAPSCGIAPGTPLEAIQALVEARDEYYE, from the coding sequence ATGAATATAAAAGAAAATTTGATGGATGCTTTAACTGGGGGGGATGTAGAGATTACACCCGTTGCCTCAGTAACACAAACAGGTACAGAAGACTTAATGGAAAGATCCGGAGCTGCATGGCCAGAAGCCCATAGTGACCCACAAAAAATGTTCGATCTCGCAATGGCAGCACACGAAATAGGTGGACTTGAAGCTGTCAGGCTTCAATACTGTCTTACAGTACAAGCCGAAGCATTAGGAGCAGAAGTAGATATGGGTAGCCATGGACAACAACCAAGCATAGAAGGACATCCCTACGAAGAAAACCCAGAAACATTCGAACTACCAGATGACTACCTAGAGAAAGGCCGAATCCCAAAAATAATTGAAGCAGTTGAAATAGCAAACGAAGAAGTAGGAGACGACGTAGCAATAATAGTAGGATTCGCAGGCCCAACAACACTCGCAGCACACCTAACCAGCACAGAAACATTCATGAAATGGTTCCTAACAAACCCAGAAAAAGTAGACCACGTACTAGATCCAGCAACACAAGCAACAATAGAATACGCAAATGCATTAATCGACGCTGGAGCCGACATACTAAGCGTCTGCGACCCAGTCGCATCACCAGAACTACTCAGCCCCAACATGTTCAAAGACAAACTAGGAGCAACACTAGAAGAATTCGCAAACCAAACAAGCAGCGTAAACGTACTACACATATGCGGAGACTCAACCGCAATAATCGACCAAATGGCCGCAACAGGATTCGACGCAATAAGCATAGAAGAAAAAGTCAACGTACAAGAAGCAAAAGACATGGCCAACGGAACAGCAATCGTCGGAACCGTCTCAACAGCAAACACAATGCTAAGAGGCAAACCAGACGAAGTCAAAGCAGAAGCAAAAGAAAACCTCGACGCAGGAATCGACGTACTCGCACCAAGCTGCGGAATAGCACCAGGAACCCCACTAGAAGCAATACAAGCACTCGTCGAAGCACGAGACGAATACTACGAATAA
- a CDS encoding ABC transporter substrate-binding protein, translated as MKYTSKILLLVLSIFVVSLTLGCVTTDITVVDRDGQAMNDELKASSIAGFIGWEPYNSQAIHEGHGKVLMQSGEIWPDHPCCILAYNNDWYEKTGQETADNILKRIAWTHIHATNWVNEAKNPNHQNHTKLLTQAENFTERTTPIIELALPNIQYTYQLNQQEITTFIQKQLEYEIYDKNKWQATGYENASNYTTNLTTNKYTDWAIQHQNHTPTQITEKTGGQQHTINVGILLQDLHQITHITAQELNLYEQVNLNVKPAPGSPYANGAELMRQGIYDNKVDIAYLGIAPAATHTINTDAKITIIAAVNTEGSALIVKENINTMEDLINKKVAVPGSGTVQEFLLIIATEQAGLTL; from the coding sequence ATGAAGTATACATCTAAAATATTATTGCTTGTATTATCTATATTTGTTGTTTCCTTAACACTCGGTTGTGTAACCACAGACATAACAGTCGTAGATCGAGATGGACAAGCAATGAACGATGAACTCAAAGCAAGCAGCATTGCAGGATTCATAGGTTGGGAACCCTATAACTCACAGGCAATACATGAAGGCCATGGGAAAGTATTGATGCAGAGCGGTGAAATCTGGCCAGACCACCCATGCTGCATACTCGCATACAACAACGATTGGTACGAAAAAACAGGACAAGAAACAGCAGACAACATACTAAAAAGAATAGCATGGACACATATACACGCCACAAACTGGGTAAACGAAGCCAAAAACCCAAATCACCAAAACCACACAAAACTACTAACTCAAGCAGAAAACTTCACCGAGAGAACAACCCCAATAATCGAGTTAGCACTACCCAACATCCAATACACATACCAACTCAACCAACAAGAAATCACAACCTTCATACAAAAACAACTAGAATACGAAATATACGACAAAAACAAATGGCAAGCAACAGGCTACGAAAACGCCAGCAACTACACAACAAACCTAACAACAAACAAATACACTGACTGGGCAATCCAACACCAAAACCACACACCAACCCAAATAACCGAAAAAACCGGCGGCCAACAACACACAATTAATGTAGGCATACTACTACAAGACCTACACCAAATCACACACATAACAGCACAAGAACTAAACCTATACGAACAAGTAAACCTAAACGTCAAACCAGCCCCAGGCAGTCCATACGCAAACGGCGCCGAACTCATGAGACAAGGAATATACGACAACAAAGTCGACATAGCATACCTCGGAATCGCACCCGCCGCAACCCACACAATCAACACAGACGCAAAAATAACAATAATAGCCGCAGTAAACACAGAAGGCAGCGCACTAATCGTCAAAGAAAACATAAACACAATGGAAGACCTAATCAACAAAAAAGTCGCAGTACCAGGCTCAGGAACAGTACAAGAATTCCTACTAATAATAGCAACAGAACAAGCCGGACTAACACTCTAA
- a CDS encoding ABC transporter permease — protein MVALTIGIPLGLAIGYSPTAKNLFNPSVHLIRNIPPIAWIPIAIFLIGVGWLRPVFIVFIGIIFPLILNTVYGVQSVDKRLIEIAKTLGANKLQVLQKVIIPGALPSIVTGIKIGIGIGWMTIVAAEMLIESRIGIGYFIWERGRIGQYPQMVAGMIMTGIVGLTITKAIEITKNKVIKWEQPSK, from the coding sequence ATGGTGGCATTAACTATTGGAATACCACTTGGCCTAGCTATTGGATATAGTCCGACTGCGAAAAACCTATTCAATCCAAGCGTCCATTTAATCCGTAATATACCTCCAATTGCTTGGATACCTATAGCCATCTTCTTGATCGGTGTTGGCTGGCTCCGCCCCGTATTCATAGTTTTCATTGGAATAATCTTCCCATTAATACTAAACACAGTATACGGCGTGCAATCCGTTGACAAAAGGTTAATAGAGATTGCAAAAACCCTAGGGGCGAACAAACTACAGGTCCTGCAGAAAGTAATCATACCCGGTGCACTACCATCAATAGTAACAGGAATAAAAATAGGCATAGGGATCGGATGGATGACAATAGTAGCAGCCGAAATGCTAATCGAATCAAGAATCGGAATCGGCTATTTCATATGGGAGAGAGGTCGAATAGGCCAATACCCACAGATGGTGGCAGGAATGATAATGACCGGAATAGTAGGCCTAACAATAACAAAAGCAATAGAAATAACCAAAAACAAAGTGATAAAATGGGAACAGCCATCGAAATAA
- a CDS encoding ABC transporter ATP-binding protein, which produces MGTAIEITNLTKTYGQKPGLTALKKINLEIPEQEFHCIVGPSGCGKTTLLRIIAGLEKPTTGTAKIQGQPIKKPTPKTGLVFQEYTLFPWRTVKQNIMFGPEIQKTPKKQRQKKAQQYIKLVGLKGFENTYPHQLSGGMKQRVSIARTLANNPQVLLMDEPFGALDAQTRNQMQKELLQIWQKTKKTILFITHNVDEAVYLADKITIMTPRPGQIKHQTKINLPRTRDRTSPQFNKHRTQILQKITTK; this is translated from the coding sequence ATGGGAACAGCCATCGAAATAACAAACCTAACCAAAACCTACGGCCAGAAACCAGGGCTAACAGCACTAAAAAAAATAAACCTAGAGATACCAGAACAAGAATTCCACTGCATAGTAGGACCAAGCGGCTGCGGAAAAACCACACTACTAAGAATAATAGCAGGACTAGAAAAACCCACCACCGGAACAGCAAAAATACAAGGACAACCAATAAAAAAACCAACACCCAAAACAGGACTAGTATTCCAAGAATACACACTATTCCCATGGAGAACAGTAAAACAAAACATCATGTTCGGCCCAGAAATACAAAAAACACCCAAAAAACAAAGACAAAAAAAAGCACAACAATACATCAAACTAGTAGGCCTCAAAGGATTCGAAAACACCTACCCACACCAACTAAGCGGCGGAATGAAACAAAGAGTATCAATCGCACGAACACTCGCAAACAACCCACAAGTACTACTAATGGACGAACCATTCGGAGCACTAGACGCACAAACCAGAAACCAAATGCAAAAAGAACTACTACAAATATGGCAAAAAACCAAAAAAACCATACTATTCATAACACACAACGTAGACGAAGCAGTCTACCTAGCAGACAAAATAACAATAATGACCCCAAGACCAGGCCAAATAAAACACCAAACCAAAATAAACCTACCAAGAACAAGAGACAGAACAAGCCCACAATTCAACAAACACAGAACACAAATACTACAAAAAATAACAACAAAATAA